The nucleotide sequence CCCGACGCCTGCGTGAGCTCGGTTTTTCCTTGAGCCTGCAGCGTTTTGGTGGGCGTTTCAGCATGATCGGCAACTTGTCGCGGTTGGGGTTGGCCTATTTGAAAATCGATGGCGGTTATATCCGGGCTATTGATCTGGAGAGCGATAAGCGTCTGTTTATCGAGGCTATCCAGCGGGCTGCCCATAGCATCGATCTGCCGTTGATTGCCGAGCGGGTGGAGACTGAGGGGGAATTGGCGGTGATTCGGGAGATGGGGTTGTTTGGGGTGCAGGGGCAGTTGGTTGGGGGGCCTAAGCGTTGGGGTTGATGCTTGAGTACATATCCGTTGCTGCGGTAACGGCCACTTAGGGTTCCGCTTTTACAGCGGGTCACTTTCGAAAAGCGCGAAAGTAACCAAAGCGCTCATGCCCCACCACTCGGCACCTCGCTTAGGCTCGGTGTGCCCGAACGCAGGCATTGCTCCGTGGGCCCGCCGCGAAGGGCCATCCATGGCCCAGCGCGGCTATCCCGGCATCCATGCCGGGATGCCCACTGCGCAATACCTGCGTTCGGCCAGCGTGGTTAACGGGGCGCCGAGATCAACGTCCGTCGCGAGGCGGCCTTATAGCCGGCCTGACTCTTTCAGGTGTACTCCAATCCCACTGTGGGAGCGGGCTTGCCCGCGAAGGCGGCCTTAAAGCCGACCTGATTCTTTCGGGTGTACCTCAATCCCATTGTGGGAGCGAGCTTGCTCGCGAAGGCGGCCTTACAGCCGACCTATCTCTCCCGGTTGTACTTCAGTCCCCTGTGGGAGCGAGCCTGCTCGCGATGGCGTCAGCCCAGACAACCGAGCCCCTTGCAGATGCATGGGACAGTCAGGTCCTAGGAGATTTCCTTCAAGTTGTAGCGAAGTTGGTGAACTTGTCCGGCGCCGGACTCATGGCTAATCTGGGTTTGTCACTCAAAAAACGGTGACACTGGCGTGCAAGCCGGTTAAAAGAACGTCCAATATCTCACCAGCCATCGGTCGTGCATTCGTGCTCGTGTTTTATGGTAGCTGTGTGTGGGAGACCTTCGGGTCTGCCGAGGTTCTGGGCGTTGTCTTACTCGGTCTTGCACACTCACACATAGCTGCCACCCTTCATCGCGTGCAAGCGAGCCAGGGCGGCTCTGAATTGAATAGGAAGCCCAGACCATGTTCAAACCTACGCCCAACCCTCCACAACCCTCTTCCAAATCCCGTGTCGAAACCCTGCAAGCCAAAAAACTCGACGAAGCCGCCGAACGCGCCCTCGACTACTACCTAAAACCCAAACCCGTCGACGAGCCTCCATCAGGCCAGCTCTTCATCGTCGCCCCGGACATCGACACCGAAACCCTGTTGGCCAACGCCTCCGAAGACCTGCTGTCCATCAGCGCCATTGCCACCGATCTGGCGGACGATGTCGACGGTTCACGCCGCAGTGTGATCCTGGCGATCAGTCGGATGGCCGATGGGGTGCATTTGTTGGTGGAGCGGGCGATGGATCGGCTTGAAGCCCAGGCGTCGGGCTGAGAGGTTTCCGGTGGCTTGAAGATCGCTATCGCGAGCAGGCTCGCTCCCACAAGGGATGGGTGTTGCCCCGAATATTGCGGTCAGCACTGATCATCTGTGGGAGCGAGCCTGCTCGCGATGGCGTCGGTCCGGGCGCCTAGATCAACCCCTTCTCATCATCATCGATCAACCGGCTCAGCCCGCCCAATGCTTCCCGGGCCTGGTTGCGGTCCATCAACTTGGCCTGGGCGGCCGGGGGCAGGTCGGTGACGCGGATGACGCCTTTGCTGGTCAGCACCTGGATCAGGTCGTCGAGTACCCGGATCATCTCCAGGTCGCTCTGCTTGAGTTGTTTGAGGCTGTTTTCCACGGCTTGGTTGGCGAACCAGTCCTGGATCTCGTGGCTGTCGGCCGGCAGGGTTTCGCTGGCCTCGGCATAGGCGATGGCTTCTACGCGCACCAGTAGGCCTTGTGCATCGCGTTGCACATAAAACATCGGGCATCCCTCATGGATAAACGGCGTCATGCCGAGCAGCATAGGCCAACTGTGCGCGAGTATGAACACTTATCCGGTGGCGAGGAACAAACGCCCTCGCCACCGTTTATGTGTCAGGTTCAGCTGTTGTTGTGATCGACCTTGATGGTCGGGTCACTGCCGGCGATCAACGTGTTCAGGTTGACGTTCGACCAGTTGTTGCCTTCCAGCTTGATCGTCACGTCCGGCGCGGCCGATGCACCGTTGGCGCCGTTGAACTGGCCGGTGGTGCTGACCTGCAACGACGACACGCCATCGACTGTGCTGATCTGCAGGAAGTGGTCGATGGTGCTGCCGGATTCACCTTGCAACAGATCCCGCAGGTCGATTCGGTCGCCATCGGCAGCCTTGAAGTCCTTGATCACGTCGTTGCCGGTGTCACCGGCCTTCCAGACAAAGGTATCGCCGCCCAGGCCACCGATCAGCGTGTCGTTGCCAGTACCGCCGAGCAGAATGTCATTGCCCTTGCCGCCGTCGAGCGAGTCGTTGCCGCCCTGGCCGAAGAGAATGTCATTGCCACCGCCGCCCAACAGCGTGTCGTTGCCATCGTGGGCACCGGACACATCGAACGCGGTGTAGTGCTCGGTGATGTACTGGTGCACGTTACTGGTGGTGACCTTGCTGACGTCCACGCCGCTCTGCTGGGCCACGAACGCCTGGATGGCCTGGTAACCCTCGCCGGTGACGCCGTTGAAGCTCACCAGGTCGCCAAACAGGATGTCGTTGCCTTCGCCACCGTTGACCGTATCCGCGCCCGGCAGGGTCGCTTCGGTGTGGCCGATGATCGAGTTGGCCAGGTTGCTCGGGTCGATGTTGGTCTGTGGCGTCTGATCCGAGTCGTATGGCTTGAGGTCGTTCAGGGTGACGTCATTGTTCAGGCCGATGGCTTCGACGTTGCTCAGGCCTTTGAGCAGGGTGAAGCTGGCACTCGACCCCGTCGCTGCCCAGGAATCGGCATAGCCGGTACCGTCCAGGTAGGAGAATTCGAAAGTGCCGTCGCCTTGGGCATGCACCGTGCCGACATAGCTGTCATCCCAATGCTTGCCGTCTTTGGTCGACAGGTACATGTCACCGTCTTCGTAGATGGTGAATTTGTGCTTGTTGTCGATTGTCTGGGTGTAGTACTTGCCGACGGTGTAGTCGGCCGCGCTCAAGACATCATCGAGCTTGACGTTGCCGTACAGCGTCGGGTTCGTCTGTTCGCCGGACTGGTAGAGGGTCGGCTGGCCGTCGGTGATGAAGTACGTCAGGTTCTTCGCGCCGGTGTTGCTCAGGGCCTGTGTGCTGTTGAAGAAGTTCGCCGTGGTCTTGAACACGTCTTCGTAGTTGGTGCTGCCGCCGGACACCATCGAGTCGAGTACGTTCTTGAGCAGTGTCAGTGCGTTGGGGTCATTGAGGTTCACCGCAACGTTCTTGTTCACCTGGGTGTCGAAGTCCGCGAGGAAGATGTTCACCGTCCCGGAATTGCTGCCCAGGCTCTGCTTGAGGGTGTTGAACACCTGGGCCAACGAGTCCTTGGCCGCAGCGACGGACGCCGAACTCATGCTGCCGGAGCTGTCGACCATGAACGCGATGTTGTAGTTGACGCCCGGCACCACGGTCAACCCGCCGATGTCGGCGACCATGATGTCGTTGCCATCGGTGCCGGTGACGTTGTCACTGCCCGAGGTCGCGGTCGCGGCGTTGTAGACCGCCGGGTACACGGTGACCGGAATATGCGCGGTGGTCACCGCCGACCCGCCGAGGGTTTCCGTGGACGTGGAGGTCACGGTCAGGTCCAGGTGACCGTTGTAGTAGGCCGGCGGCGTCAGGGTCAGGCTACCCAGGTTCCAGCCGCTGACCGATGCTTCGCCGTTGCTGCCCACGGTGGCGGTGTGGCCCGCGCCGTCGGTCAGCACGCTGCCCTCTGGCATGCCTGCGATCTTCACGCTCAGTTTTTCGGAGCCGTCGGTGTCGCTCAGGGCGGTGGTGATCTTCGACAGATGCACGCTGGTCCCTTCGGCGCCTTCGTTGAGCTTGTAGCCGTCGTAGTAGCCTTCGCCATTGCTGCCGTGCAGGTCGGACACGGTCACGCCGGCGTTCGCCAGATCGGCCACGCCGGTGTACAGCGGCACGCCTGCGCTGCTGAGGTCGACTGGCGTGCTGCCGTTGACCGACAGATTCACGTCGTAGTTGCCCACGTTATGCTGATTGTGGTGGTAGATATCCAGGGTGTAGTAGCCGCTGGTGGTCGCTGTGAATGAACCGTTCAGCTTGCCGCCCGCGCCCCAGGTAGTAGCAGCCACGTCCTTGCCGCCGACGGTCACCAACAGGCTGTCGTCGCCGGTGCCGCTGAAGGTGTAAGTCTTGCCGGCTTCGAGGTAGATCAGGCCCGATGTTTTCGACGCTGTGCCGGCGTTTACGTTACCGTCAGACTGCACGTTGGTCACGGTGCTGGTGCTGTTCGGCGTGCCGGCGGCATCGATCACCGACTTGAGGGTGCCGGACGCTGCGCCGCTGCCATCGGTGCCCAGGCCCGACAGGCCTGTCCAGACTTCCTTGATCAGGCCGGTGGAGGTCACGTTGTTGCCGGCCACGCTCAGGCTCGGCGCATCTGCCACCGGGGTGATGTCGATCTTCACGGTGCTGGTATTGCCCGGCGCCTGGCCGTCGGTGGGCTGGAACTGGATCTGCGCGTAATCGGACTTCTGGTCGCCCACGCCGGCCGGGTTGCCATTGGCCCCGGACTCGTTGGTATCCGGTGTGAAGCGCAGCTTGCCGCCGTCGATGTCAGCCTTGGTGAAGGTCTGGTTGTTGGCCACGTCCTTCCAGGTTGCGCCGTCCAGGTACTGCAACTTGCCGTCACCCGGCAGGCCGGTGATCTTCACGCCCTGGCTGGCGGCGGCAGTGTCCACGTCGCTGACGCCAAAGGTCGACCAGCCGAGGACCAGTGACGTGTCTTCGGTACCGGTCACTGCGCCACCGGTGGCGACCGGCGCATCGTTGACCCCGACCACGTTCACGGTGGTGGTGGCGGTGTTGGAGTAGTTGCTGCCATCCGTCACCGTCACGGTGATGATGCGCGGCACGCTGCTTGGGTCGTCACTGCTGTTGATGAAGGTGATGTTCTTGATCTGCTGCATGTAGTCAGCCAGCGTCGCGTTGCCCGACAGCGTCAGCGTGAAGGTGCCGTTGGTGCTGTTAGCGTTGATGCTGATGCCGTTGACGCTGTTGCCCAGGTTCAGCGCATCGCCCGGCTGGCGGTTGGTCAGCACGACGGTGGCGCCGGTCAGCAGGGTGTTGTCCGGGTCGATGATCTTCAGGTCGGTGTCGCCGATCGACACGCCTGGCCCCGGGGTGCCTTCGGTGAAGCTTGTCTGGTAATCACTACCGGTCTTGCCGCTGGAGTTGTTGGCGTCCAGGTCGAGGATCGGTGCAGCATTGACCGCCGGGTACACCGTGACCGGAATCTGCGCCGTGGTGGCTGCCGATCCGCCGAGGTTTTCGGTGGAGGTCGAGGTGACGGTCAGGTTGAACTGGCCGTTGTACTGGGCCGGTGGCGTCAGGGTCAGGCTACCCAGGTTCCAACCGCTGACCACGGCTTCACCGTTGCCGCCTACGGTCGCGGTGTGGCCCGCGCCGTCACTCAGCACGCTGCCTTGCGGGATACCGCTGAGTTTCACACTCAGCGTTTCGGAGCCATCGGTGTCGGTCAGGGCGGTGGTGATCTTCGACAGATGCACGCTGGTGCCTGCGACGCCTTCGTTGAGCTTGAAGCCGTCGTAGTAGCCTTCGCCGTTGGTGCCGTGCAGGTCGGAGACGGTCACGCCGGCGTTCGTCAGATCGGTCACGCTGGTGTACAGCGGTACGCCTGCGTTGCTGAGGTCGACTGGTGTGCTGCCGTTGACCGACAGATTGACGTCATAGCTGCCCGGGCCGGTCTGGTTGTGGTGGTAGATATCGAGGGTGTAGTAGCCGCTGGTGGTCGGCGTGAACGAGCCGTTCAACTTGCCGCCCGCGCCCCAGGTGATGCCTGCCACGTCCTTGCCGCCGACGGTCACCAGCAGGCTGTCATCGCCGGTGCCGCTGAAGGTGTAGGTCTTGCCCGCTTCAAGGTAGATCAGGCCCGACGTTTTCGACGCCGTGCCGGCGTTCACGTTGCTGTCGGACTGCACGTTGGTCACGGTGCTGGTGCTGTTCGGTGTGCCGGCGGCATCGATCACCGACTTGAGCGTGCCGGACGCCGCGCCGCTGCCATCGGTGCCCAGGCCCGACAGGCCGGTCCAGACTTCCTTGATCAGGCCGGTGGAGGTCACGTTGTTGCCGGCCACGCTCAGGCTCGGCGCATCTGCCACCGGGGTGATGTCGATCTTCACGGTGCTGGTACTGCCCAGCGCCTGGCCGTCGGTGGGCTGGAACTGGATCTGCGCGTAATCGGACTTCTGGTCGCCCACGCCGGCCGGGTTGCCATTGGCCCCGGACTCGTTGGTATCCGGTGTGAAGCGCAGCTTGCCGCCGTCGATGTCAGCCTTGGTGAAGGTCTGGTTGTTGGCCACGTCCTTCCAGGTTGCGCCGTCCAGGTACTGCAACTTGCCGTCACCCGGCAGGCCGGTGATCTTCACGCCCTGGCTGGAGGCGGCACTGTCGACGTCACTGACGCCAAAGGTCGACCAGCCGAGGACCAGCGAAGTGTCTTCGGTACCGGTTACAGAGCCACCGGCAGCCACTGGTGCATCGTTGACCCCGACCACGTTCACGGTGGTGGTGGCGGTGTTGGAGTAATTGCCGCCATCGGTCACCGTCACGGTGATGATGCGCGGCACGCTGCTCGGATCTTCGCTGTTGTTGATGAAGGTGATGTTCTTGATCTGCTGCATGTAGTCGGCCAGCGTCGCGTTGCCCGACATCGTCAGCGTGACCGTGCCGTTGGTGCTGTTGGCGTTGATGCTGATGCCGTTGACGCTGTTACCCAGGTTCAGCTCATCGCCCGGCTGGCGGTTGGTCAGCACGACGGTGGCGCCGGTCAGCAGGGTGCTGTCCGGGTCGGTGATCTTCAGGTCGGTATCGCCAATCGACACGCCAGGGCCGGCGGTGCCTTCAGTGAAGGTGACCTGGTAGTCGGCTCCGGTCTTACCGCTGGAGTTGTTGGTATCCAGGTCGAGTACCGGTGGCGCATCGTTGTCGATGATCGAGGTGCTGACGCTGCCGTTGGTGCCGCTGATCGCCAATTGCTCGAAGTTGCCACCGGTCGCCGAATCGATCTTGACCACGAAGTTCTCAGTGCCTTCGGTGATCTTGTCGTCCAGCGTCGCCACGTCGAAGGTCGCGCTGGTGGCGTTGGCCGGGATCTTCACGGTGTAGACGCCGGTGAAGTCCGTGCCGTCGGCAGCGGTGCCGCTGTAGACGAGCTTGAGGGTGACCTCGGTCTGTGCCGGGTTGGTCAGGCTGACGGTGTAGGTCGCGGCCTGGCCTTCGGTGACTGACGTGCTGCCGCTGATGCTGACGGTGGTGGTGTCGACCGAGTCGCCAATAGCCGTCGATGCGTCGGTCTTGTCGACGCCGATGGCTTCGAGGTTGCCACCGGAGGCTTCTTTGATCGACTCGGTAATGGTTGTTGGGCCTTGGTAAACGTCATTGCTGGCAGTGACGTCCAGCGTGCCCGCACTTGCACCGGCTTCGATGGTAATGGTCTTGCCGCTGTCGAGGGTGACCGTCACAGGGCCATTTTGCGCGGTGACCGGATTGCCTTTGGCATCGGTCAGCGTAGCGGTGTAAGTGATCGTGCCATTTTCGTTCACGGTCGGCGTAGCGGTCAGCGTCACGGTGGTGGTGTCGTTCACATCGTTGACGACAGTGCTGACGGCGTCAGTGTTTGGAGAGATGGCTTCGAGGTTGCCGCCGGTCGCATCTTTGATCGATTCGGTAACCGTCGTTGGACCTTGGTATACGTCGTTGCCGACGGCCACGTCCAACGTACCTGCACTTGCGCCGGCTTCGATGGTGATGGTTTTGCCGCTGTCGAGGGTGACCGTTACAGGACCATTCTGCGCAGTGACCGGGTTGCCTTTGGCATCGGTCAGCGTAGCGGTGTAAGTGATGGTGCCGTTTTCATTGACCGTCGGCGTGGCGGTCAGCGTCACGGTGGTGGTGTCGTTCACATCGTTAACGACGGTGCTGACGGCGCCAGTGTTTGGAGAGATGGCTTCGAGGTTGCCGCCGGTCGCATCTTTGATCAACTCGGTAACCGTCGTTGGACCTTGGTATACGTCGTTGCCGACGGCCACGTCCAACGTACCTGCACTTGCGCCGGCTTCGATGGTGATGGTTTTGCCGCTGTCGAGGGTGACCGTTACAGGACCATTCTGCGCAGTGACCGGGTTGCCTTTGGCATCGGTCAGCGTGGCGGTGTAAGTGATGGTGCCATTTTCATTGACAGTCGGTGTAGCGGTGAGCGTTACGGTGGTGGTGTCGTTTACATCATTGACGACAGTGCTGACCGGAGTGGTATTCGGGGCAATGGCTTCAAGGTTGCCACCAGCAGCGGTGCTGATGCTTTCGCTGATGCTGGTTGGACCCTGATACACGTCGTTGCCAACGGCCACATCCAACGTACCTGCACTTGCACCGGTTTCGATGGTGATGGTTTTGCCGCTGTCGAGGGTGACCGTCACAGGACCGTTCTGCGCGGTGACCGGGTTGCCTTGGGCATCGGTCAGGGTCGCGGTGTAAGTGATGGTGCCGTTTTCATTCACGATCGGCGTAGCGGTCAGCGTTACGGTGGTGGTGTCGTTTACATCGTTGACGACAGTGCTGACCGGAGCGGTATTCGGGGCAATGGCTTCAAGGTTGCCACCAGCAGCGGTGCTGATGCTTTCGCTGATGCTGGTTGGACCCTGATACACGTCATTGCCAACGGCCACATCCAACGTACCTGCACTTGCGCCGGCTTCGATGGTGATGGTTTTGCCGCTGTCGAGGGTGACCGTTACAGGACCATTCTGCGCAGTGACCGGGTTGCCTTTGGCATCGGTCAGCGTGGCGGTGTAAGTGATGGTGCCATTTTCATTGACAGTCGGTGTAGCGGTGAGCGTTACGGTGGTGGTGTCGTTTACATCATTGACGACAGTGCTGACCGGAGTGGTATTCGGGGCAATGGCTTCAAGGTTGCCACCAGCAGCGGTGCTGATGCTTTCGCTGATGCTGGTTGGACCCTGATACACGTCGTTGCCAACGGCCACATCCAACGTACCTGCACTTGCACCGGTTTCGATGGTGATAGTTTTGCCGCTGTCCAGCGTGACCGTCACCGGTCCGTTCTGCGCGGTGACTGGATTGCCTTGGGCATCGGTCAGGGTTGCGGTGTAGGTGATCGTGCCGTTTTCATTGACGGTCGGTGTAGCAGTCAACGTTACGGTTGTGGTGTCGTTTACATCGTTGACGACGGTGCTGACAGGAGCGGTATTCGGAGCGATGACTTCGAGGTTGCCACCGGCTGCGTCCTTGATCGACTCGGTAACCGTCGTTGGACCCTGATACACGTCATTGCCAACGGCCACATCCAACGTACCTGCACTTGCGCCGGCTTCGATGGTGATGGTTTTGCCGCTGTCGAGGGTGACCGTTACAGGACCATTCTGCGCAGTGACCGGGTTGCCTTTGGCATCGGTCAGCGTGGCGGTGTAAGTGATGGTGCCATTTTCATTGACAGTCGGTGTAGCGGTGAGCGTTACGGTGGTGGTGTCGTTTACATCATTGACGACAGTGCTGACCGGAGTGGTATTCGGGGCAATGGCTTCAAGGTTGCCACCAGCAGCGGTGCTGATGCTTTCGCTGATGCTGGTTGGACCCTGATACACGTCGTTGCCAACGGCCACATCCAACGTACCTGCACTTGCACCGGTTTCGATGGTGATAGTTTTGCCGCTGTCCAGCGTGACCGTCACCGGTCCG is from Pseudomonas sp. B21-056 and encodes:
- a CDS encoding DUF6124 family protein; this translates as MFKPTPNPPQPSSKSRVETLQAKKLDEAAERALDYYLKPKPVDEPPSGQLFIVAPDIDTETLLANASEDLLSISAIATDLADDVDGSRRSVILAISRMADGVHLLVERAMDRLEAQASG
- a CDS encoding tryptophan synthase subunit beta, whose translation is MFYVQRDAQGLLVRVEAIAYAEASETLPADSHEIQDWFANQAVENSLKQLKQSDLEMIRVLDDLIQVLTSKGVIRVTDLPPAAQAKLMDRNQAREALGGLSRLIDDDEKGLI
- a CDS encoding LapA family giant adhesin, with product MSSVIAVVKSIVGQVFAVSPEGIRRVLIEGDRLFTGDQLDTGPAGSVTLDLADGRTLDLGRDTQWSANAPDSSTDLAQATAQAAPSVEELQQAIAAGVDPTTALEATAAGAGEASAGGSAGGGHSVVVLDATAGNVNPTVGFPTEGLGATATTDNNITGLATNANTTANTLINSTLTLSATPTLTEAGGVLVYTATVTQAPLTDLTVTLSNGSVIVISAGQTTGSVNVPLAPNDTVYNDPSQINVTVTGANGGNGIAVTLPTTPAVTQITDTIDTTNVTLTAGETVTEGGQITYTATLTNPAQTPVTVTLSNGSVITIAAGQTTGTVAVDTPANDVYNNGSTVSTTITGATGGNFENLVQSTAPAVTTITDSIDTTTVTLTATPTVNENGTITYTATLTDAQGNPVTAQNGPVTVTLDSGKTITIEAGASAGTLDVAVGNDVYLGPATISESISTATGGNLEAIAPNTAPVSTVVNDVNDTTTVTLTATPTVNENGTITYTATLTNAQGNPVTAQNGPVTVTLDSGKTITIETGASAGTLDVAVGNDVYQGPTTISESISTATGGNLEAIAPNTAPVSTVVNDVNDTTTVTLTATPTVNENGTITYTATLTDAKGNPVTAQNGPVTVTLDSGKTITIETGASAGTLDVAVGNDVYQGPTTISESISTATGGNLEAITPNAVPVSTVVNDVNDTTTVTLTATPTVNENGTITYTATLTDAKGNPVTAQNGPVTVTLDSGKTITIETGASAGTLDVAVGNDVYQGPTTISESISTATGGNLEAIAPNTAPVSTVVNDVNDTTTVTLTATPTVNENGTITYTATLTDAQGNPVTAQNGPVTVTLDSGKTIAIEAGASAGTLDVAVGNDVYLGPTTISESISTATGGNLEAIAPNTAPVSTVVNDVNDTTTVTLTATPTVNENGTITYTATLTDAQGNPVTAQNGPVTVTLDSGKTITIETGASAGTLDVAVGNDVYQGPTTISESISTATGGNLEAIAPNTAPVSTVVNDVNDTTTVTLTATPTVNENGTITYTATLTNAQGNPVTAQNGPVTVTLDSGKTITIEAGASAGTLDISVGNDVYQGPTTVTESIKDATGGNLEAIAPNTAPVSTVVNDVNDTTTVTLTATPTVNENGTITYTATLTDAKGNPVTAQNGPVTVTLDSGKTITIEAGASAGTLDVSVGNDVYQGPTTVTESIKDATGGNLEAIAPNTAPVSTVVNDVNDTTTVTLTATPIVNENGTITYTATLTDAKGNPVTAQNGPVTVTLDSGKTITIETGASAGTLEVSVGNDVYQGPTTVSESIKDATGGNLEAIAPNTAPVSTVVNDVNDTTTVTLTATPIVNENGTITYTATLTDAQGNPVTAQNGPVTVTLDSGKTITIETGASAGTLEVSVGNDVYQGPTTVTESIKDAAGGNLEVIAPNTAPVSTVVNDVNDTTTVTLTATPTVNENGTITYTATLTDAQGNPVTAQNGPVTVTLDSGKTITIETGASAGTLDVAVGNDVYQGPTSISESISTAAGGNLEAIAPNTTPVSTVVNDVNDTTTVTLTATPTVNENGTITYTATLTDAKGNPVTAQNGPVTVTLDSGKTITIEAGASAGTLDVAVGNDVYQGPTTVTESIKDAAGGNLEVIAPNTAPVSTVVNDVNDTTTVTLTATPTVNENGTITYTATLTDAQGNPVTAQNGPVTVTLDSGKTITIETGASAGTLDVAVGNDVYQGPTSISESISTAAGGNLEAIAPNTTPVSTVVNDVNDTTTVTLTATPTVNENGTITYTATLTDAKGNPVTAQNGPVTVTLDSGKTITIEAGASAGTLDVAVGNDVYQGPTSISESISTAAGGNLEAIAPNTAPVSTVVNDVNDTTTVTLTATPIVNENGTITYTATLTDAQGNPVTAQNGPVTVTLDSGKTITIETGASAGTLDVAVGNDVYQGPTSISESISTAAGGNLEAIAPNTTPVSTVVNDVNDTTTVTLTATPTVNENGTITYTATLTDAKGNPVTAQNGPVTVTLDSGKTITIEAGASAGTLDVAVGNDVYQGPTTVTELIKDATGGNLEAISPNTGAVSTVVNDVNDTTTVTLTATPTVNENGTITYTATLTDAKGNPVTAQNGPVTVTLDSGKTITIEAGASAGTLDVAVGNDVYQGPTTVTESIKDATGGNLEAISPNTDAVSTVVNDVNDTTTVTLTATPTVNENGTITYTATLTDAKGNPVTAQNGPVTVTLDSGKTITIEAGASAGTLDVTASNDVYQGPTTITESIKEASGGNLEAIGVDKTDASTAIGDSVDTTTVSISGSTSVTEGQAATYTVSLTNPAQTEVTLKLVYSGTAADGTDFTGVYTVKIPANATSATFDVATLDDKITEGTENFVVKIDSATGGNFEQLAISGTNGSVSTSIIDNDAPPVLDLDTNNSSGKTGADYQVTFTEGTAGPGVSIGDTDLKITDPDSTLLTGATVVLTNRQPGDELNLGNSVNGISINANSTNGTVTLTMSGNATLADYMQQIKNITFINNSEDPSSVPRIITVTVTDGGNYSNTATTTVNVVGVNDAPVAAGGSVTGTEDTSLVLGWSTFGVSDVDSAASSQGVKITGLPGDGKLQYLDGATWKDVANNQTFTKADIDGGKLRFTPDTNESGANGNPAGVGDQKSDYAQIQFQPTDGQALGSTSTVKIDITPVADAPSLSVAGNNVTSTGLIKEVWTGLSGLGTDGSGAASGTLKSVIDAAGTPNSTSTVTNVQSDSNVNAGTASKTSGLIYLEAGKTYTFSGTGDDSLLVTVGGKDVAGITWGAGGKLNGSFTPTTSGYYTLDIYHHNQTGPGSYDVNLSVNGSTPVDLSNAGVPLYTSVTDLTNAGVTVSDLHGTNGEGYYDGFKLNEGVAGTSVHLSKITTALTDTDGSETLSVKLSGIPQGSVLSDGAGHTATVGGNGEAVVSGWNLGSLTLTPPAQYNGQFNLTVTSTSTENLGGSAATTAQIPVTVYPAVNAAPILDLDANNSSGKTGSDYQTSFTEGTPGPGVSIGDTDLKIIDPDNTLLTGATVVLTNRQPGDALNLGNSVNGISINANSTNGTFTLTLSGNATLADYMQQIKNITFINSSDDPSSVPRIITVTVTDGSNYSNTATTTVNVVGVNDAPVATGGAVTGTEDTSLVLGWSTFGVSDVDTAAASQGVKITGLPGDGKLQYLDGATWKDVANNQTFTKADIDGGKLRFTPDTNESGANGNPAGVGDQKSDYAQIQFQPTDGQAPGNTSTVKIDITPVADAPSLSVAGNNVTSTGLIKEVWTGLSGLGTDGSGAASGTLKSVIDAAGTPNSTSTVTNVQSDGNVNAGTASKTSGLIYLEAGKTYTFSGTGDDSLLVTVGGKDVAATTWGAGGKLNGSFTATTSGYYTLDIYHHNQHNVGNYDVNLSVNGSTPVDLSSAGVPLYTGVADLANAGVTVSDLHGSNGEGYYDGYKLNEGAEGTSVHLSKITTALSDTDGSEKLSVKIAGMPEGSVLTDGAGHTATVGSNGEASVSGWNLGSLTLTPPAYYNGHLDLTVTSTSTETLGGSAVTTAHIPVTVYPAVYNAATATSGSDNVTGTDGNDIMVADIGGLTVVPGVNYNIAFMVDSSGSMSSASVAAAKDSLAQVFNTLKQSLGSNSGTVNIFLADFDTQVNKNVAVNLNDPNALTLLKNVLDSMVSGGSTNYEDVFKTTANFFNSTQALSNTGAKNLTYFITDGQPTLYQSGEQTNPTLYGNVKLDDVLSAADYTVGKYYTQTIDNKHKFTIYEDGDMYLSTKDGKHWDDSYVGTVHAQGDGTFEFSYLDGTGYADSWAATGSSASFTLLKGLSNVEAIGLNNDVTLNDLKPYDSDQTPQTNIDPSNLANSIIGHTEATLPGADTVNGGEGNDILFGDLVSFNGVTGEGYQAIQAFVAQQSGVDVSKVTTSNVHQYITEHYTAFDVSGAHDGNDTLLGGGGNDILFGQGGNDSLDGGKGNDILLGGTGNDTLIGGLGGDTFVWKAGDTGNDVIKDFKAADGDRIDLRDLLQGESGSTIDHFLQISTVDGVSSLQVSTTGQFNGANGASAAPDVTIKLEGNNWSNVNLNTLIAGSDPTIKVDHNNS